A single genomic interval of Penaeus vannamei isolate JL-2024 chromosome 33, ASM4276789v1, whole genome shotgun sequence harbors:
- the LOC138867971 gene encoding uncharacterized protein → MKDMAACRVNPRGNVLSSDRDQFEQPGVTSEIVPLQTFCTEEPKFVIVPLIRQVSGARTFCSLVDSLFFIPEDEKTNNRLHEETNMFTEVCDFKSYRRLLLAGTDEEQEGAWINMNTRKPLNFTPWSDGEPNNGKNDNCVVLRNDMPRWGDLSCEYSNCFSCGMTGKDYFSVRGLCKPFDHQIRFIMDGYVNTRPYFRGYYGMAIFNVGEGTWVFKDTMANLTLATMTMEQPEEYPLGRTVWDVLEPFCDFAVGDKLSLGLSSCTIEEFMCSDGSCVPRNVRCNLREDCVDGSDENDCGIVLFSGRYASHRPPPGRTYREVLYILPHVHLVRFSKIDDINLAFYMEFEVHLTWTDRNLKFKNIKEEEDKNKLSTEEVASIWTPEIEFLNVNDGLLKKLKSNVYASQTGDPVSPDFNDIMMDIANVRIMLSKGLICSSSPSSSFTETIFEPVNASLVTKTFYSASFSCNFYLFKYPFDTQVCSLLIKLDSADTTVVTFTNDSVVYSGLLTLPKYDVKDIVSELSERTGYAVMEVKFALERRWSLLVLTIFIPTILLLGIGYVTLFIQLAAIQVRSIMTLTTLLVLYTLFNQVSSDLPDTAYIKMIDMWFFFCIFLIFSVIVLHVIVEYLPPGDEDNFLGKNISRVSPLGPNPVQVWFTGMWLMKATRVFIYPSILLIFNLVFWVSIFNLDSQLIRPIPVGVALLPIIPHWPSLIILGYQGLNILPALHSVTRVEQDSTLRRYRHGTIIWLDEANSSHESLSAGELVFQPTPIRQAGTTCGARLPSALLGHTLYPDTEHVYASRHMPPPTTTCTS, encoded by the exons ATGAAAGATATGGCGGCCTGTCGTGTGAATCCGAGAGGGAATGTGCTGTCATCTGATCGCGACCAATTTGAACAGCCTGGAGTGACAAGCGAAATTGTTCCCCTGCAAACTTTCTGCACTGAGGAGCCGAAGTTTGTGATAGTTCCACTCATACGGCAAGTGTCAGGAGCTCGTACATTTTGCAGCCTCGTTGACAGCTTGTTCTTCATCCCTGAGGACGAGAAAACCAACAACCGGTTGCACGAAGAAACCAATATGTTTACCGAAGTCTGCGATTTCAAAAGCTACAGGCGACTGCTTCTGGCTGGCACCGACGAGGAGCAGGAAGGTGCTTGGATTAACATGAACACTCGCAAGCCGTTAAATTTTACGCCATGGTCTGACGGGGAACCTAACAATGGAAAAAACGATAATTGCGTCGTTTTACGAAATGACATGCCTCGGTGGGGCGATCTTAGCTGTGAGTACAGCAACTGTTTTTCTTGCGGAATGACAGGTAAGGACTATTTCTCTGTTCGGGGATTGTGTAAACCTTTTGATCACCAAATCCGCTTCATAATGGATGGGTATGTGAACACTCGGCCTTACTTTAGGGGTTACTACGGCATGGCCATCTTTAATGTTGGCGAAGGAACGTGGGTTTTCAAGGACACAATGGCCAATTTAACACTGGCCACCATGACCATGGAGCAGCCAGAAGAGTATCCGCTCGGACGAACCGTGTGGGACGTTCTGGAGCCTTTCTGTGACTTCGCTGTGGGAGACAAGTTAAGTCTGGGTTTGTCATCGTGCACCATCGAAGAGTTCATGTGTTCTGACGGCTCGTGCGTCCCCAGGAACGTCCGTTGTAACCTGAGGGAGGACTGCGTCGACGGAAGCGACGAGAACGACTGTGGAATCGTCCTGTTCAGCGGCAGGTACGCCAGTCACCGGCCTCCCCCCGGGAGGACCTACCGGGAGGTGTTGTACATCCTGCCTCACGTCCACCTCGTCAGGTTCTCCAAGATCGACGACATCAACCTCGCCTTCTACATGGAGTTCGAAGTCCACCTGACTTGGACTGACCGGAACCTGAAGTTTAAGAAcattaaggaggaggaagacaaaaacaAGTTGTCGACGGAAGAGGTTGCTTCCATTTGGACGCCAGAGATCGAGTTTCTAAACGTGAACGACGGCCTCTTGAAGAAGCTGAAGTCGAACGTGTACGCAAGTCAGACCGGGGACCCTGTATCCCCGGACTTCAATGATATCATGATGG ATATTGCGAACGTTAGGATAATGTTATCAAAGGGTCTCATATGCtcatcgtctccctcttcctccttcacagaAACCATCTTTGAGCCTGTCAACGCTTCGCTCGTGACCAAGACCTTCTACTCAGCCAGTTTCTCCTGCAACTTCTATCTCTTCAAATACCCTTTCGACACTCAGGTGTGCTCGTTACTCATCAAACTCGATTCAGCTGACACCACCGTCGTTACCTTCACT AACGATTCAGTCGTCTACTCAGGTCTGTTGACGCTTCCGAAATACGATGTGAAGGACATCGTGTCGGAGCTTAGTGAAAGGACAGGATACGCCGTGATGGAG GTAAAATTCGCTTTGGAGAGGCGCTGGAGTCTGCTTGTGTTGACGATCTTCATCCCCACGATCCTCCTGCTGGGCATCGGCTACGTCACCCTCTTCATCCAGCTGGCTGCCATCCAG GTCCGCTCCATCATGACTCTGACCACACTCCTTGTCTTGTACACGCTCTTCAACCAAGTCTCCAGCGACCTTCCCGACACCGCTTACATCAAGATGATCGACATGTGgttcttcttctgcatcttccTCATCTTTAGCGTCATCGTCCTGCACGTCATAGTGGAATACCTCCCGCCTGGCGATGAAGATAACTTCCTTGGCAAGAACATCAGTCGCGTGTCTCCTCTTGGCCCCAACCCTGTCCAAGTCTG GTTCACTGGCATGTGGCTGATGAAGGCCACCCGAGTCTTCATCTACCCTTCGATCCTTCTCATCTTCAATTTGGTCTTCTGGGTGTCCATTTTCAATCTGGA CTCACAGCTTATCCGCCCCATTCCTGTTGGTGTGGCTCTTCTTCCAATTATTCCACACTGGCCGTCTCTCATAATCCTTGGCTATCAGGGGCTCAACATCCTTCCTGCTCTCCATTCAGTAACGCGGGTTGAGCAG GATAGCACATTAAGGCGATATAGGCATGGGACAATAATATGGTTAGATGAGGCAAACAGTTCCCATGAATCACTTTCAGCCGGTGAACTCGTCTTCCAGCCTACACCCATACGCCAGGCTGGAACAACATGCGGTGCCCGACTGCCGTCTGCTCTCCTCGGCCATACCTTGTACCCAGACACAGAACACGTTTATGCAAGTCGCCACATGCCTCCGCCGACCACAACCTGCACGTCTTGA